One window of the Candidatus Microbacterium colombiense genome contains the following:
- a CDS encoding bifunctional o-acetylhomoserine/o-acetylserine sulfhydrylase produces MSAPETWRFETKQIHSGAAPDPVTKARATPIYQTTSYVFDSADHAANLFALAEFGNIYTRIQNPTQDVLEQRLAALEGGTGALVLASGQAASTFAILNIAEAGDHFVASSSIYGGTYNLFKYTLAKLGIEVTFVENQDDAEEWRRAVRPNTKLFFAETIGNPQINILDIRTVADVAHEAGVPLIVDNTIATPYLIRPFEFGADIVVHSVTKFLGGHGTTIGGAIIDGGSFEWSKNVDKFPGLTVPDPSYHGASYTAAVGDPLAYIIKARVQLLRDLGSAISPQSAWNLIQGIETLSLRIERHVQNAQEIAEWLDSRDDVATVNYSGLPSSPWYAKANQYAPKGVGAVLSFELKGGVEAGREFVNSLSLFSHLANIGDVRSLVIHPASTTHAQLTPEQQLTAGVTPGLVRLSVGIENIDDLKADLDQALAAARRVSEAARA; encoded by the coding sequence ATGTCCGCACCCGAGACCTGGCGCTTCGAGACCAAGCAGATCCACTCGGGTGCCGCGCCCGACCCGGTCACCAAGGCTCGTGCCACGCCGATCTACCAGACCACCTCGTACGTGTTCGACAGCGCGGACCACGCAGCGAACCTGTTCGCACTGGCCGAGTTCGGCAACATCTACACCCGCATCCAGAACCCCACCCAGGATGTGCTGGAGCAGCGTCTCGCCGCCCTGGAAGGCGGAACGGGCGCCCTCGTCCTCGCCAGCGGACAAGCCGCATCGACGTTCGCGATCCTGAACATCGCCGAGGCGGGCGATCACTTCGTCGCCTCCAGCTCGATCTACGGCGGCACCTACAACCTCTTCAAGTACACACTCGCGAAGCTCGGCATCGAGGTCACCTTCGTCGAGAACCAGGACGACGCCGAGGAATGGCGCCGCGCGGTGCGCCCGAACACGAAGCTGTTCTTCGCGGAGACCATCGGCAACCCGCAGATCAACATCCTCGACATCCGCACGGTCGCCGACGTCGCTCACGAGGCCGGCGTGCCGCTCATCGTCGACAACACGATCGCGACCCCGTACCTGATCCGTCCGTTCGAGTTCGGCGCCGACATCGTCGTGCACTCGGTCACCAAGTTCCTCGGCGGCCACGGCACCACCATCGGCGGCGCGATCATCGACGGCGGCTCGTTCGAGTGGTCGAAGAACGTCGACAAGTTCCCCGGCCTCACGGTTCCGGACCCCTCGTACCACGGCGCCAGCTACACCGCCGCTGTCGGCGACCCGCTCGCCTACATCATCAAGGCGCGCGTGCAGCTGCTGCGCGACCTCGGCTCCGCGATCTCCCCGCAGAGCGCCTGGAACCTCATCCAGGGCATCGAGACGCTGTCGCTGCGCATCGAGCGCCACGTGCAGAACGCGCAGGAGATCGCCGAGTGGCTCGACAGCCGTGACGATGTCGCGACGGTCAACTACTCGGGTCTGCCATCCTCGCCCTGGTACGCGAAGGCGAACCAGTACGCCCCCAAGGGTGTCGGCGCGGTGCTCTCGTTCGAGCTCAAGGGCGGCGTGGAGGCCGGTCGCGAGTTCGTCAACAGCCTGTCGCTGTTCAGCCACCTCGCCAACATCGGTGACGTGCGCTCGCTCGTCATCCACCCGGCGTCCACCACGCACGCCCAGCTGACGCCGGAGCAGCAGCTCACCGCGGGCGTCACCCCGGGTCTCGTGCGCCTCTCTGTGGGCATCGAGAACATCGACGACCTCAAGGCCGACCTCGACCAGGCGCTCGCCGCCGCTCGCCGGGTCTCTGAGGCCGCTCGCGCCTGA
- a CDS encoding SDR family oxidoreductase — protein sequence MVNRRAVVTGASSGIGAATVRALRSRGWDVVGVARREDRLAALVAETGASAIACDLTDDLAVDALVAELEKSGPVHALVQVAGGARGTDRVENASTDDWQWMFDANVLATQRLVASLLPQLRRAAAADGHADTVFVTSTAAQTAYAGGAGYNAAKAAEAMLVRVLRQELNGEPIRVVEIAPGMVHTEEFTLNRLGGDSVAAEAVYAGVEAPLVADDVADVIAYALESPGHVNLDLITMRPVAQSAQHLLARGPLRVRSLD from the coding sequence ATGGTCAACAGACGTGCAGTGGTGACAGGTGCGAGCTCGGGAATCGGTGCGGCGACGGTGCGTGCGCTCCGTTCGCGCGGATGGGACGTCGTCGGCGTCGCGCGGCGGGAGGATCGGCTTGCGGCCCTCGTCGCCGAGACCGGCGCTTCGGCGATCGCGTGTGATCTGACCGATGACCTGGCGGTCGACGCGCTCGTGGCAGAGCTCGAGAAGTCCGGCCCCGTGCACGCGCTCGTGCAGGTCGCCGGCGGTGCGCGCGGCACGGATCGCGTCGAGAACGCCTCGACCGACGACTGGCAGTGGATGTTCGACGCGAACGTGCTGGCGACGCAGCGACTCGTCGCCAGCCTGCTTCCGCAGCTGCGTCGTGCGGCCGCGGCCGACGGGCACGCGGACACCGTCTTCGTCACGTCGACCGCAGCGCAGACGGCGTACGCCGGAGGCGCGGGCTACAACGCCGCCAAGGCCGCAGAGGCGATGCTCGTTCGGGTGCTGCGCCAAGAGCTCAACGGCGAGCCGATCCGTGTCGTCGAGATCGCGCCGGGCATGGTGCACACCGAGGAGTTCACGCTGAACCGGCTCGGAGGGGACTCGGTCGCGGCGGAAGCCGTCTACGCCGGCGTCGAAGCGCCTCTCGTGGCAGACGACGTCGCCGACGTGATCGCCTACGCGCTCGAATCGCCCGGTCACGTGAACCTCGACCTGATCACGATGCGGCCGGTCGCGCAGTCCGCCCAGCATCTTCTCGCCCGCGGTCCGCTGCGTGTGCGTTCCCTCGACTGA